A stretch of DNA from Coccidioides posadasii str. Silveira chromosome 1, complete sequence:
GCTGTCGGGTATTGTGTTGGAGGCCCGCTCGTCAATCTCCCCGCAGCACAATCAGGCAGCCGGTAGCCCGGGTTTCTCTCCTGTTCATATGTGTCCCACTCAATTCTCCAAGAAGCACGCGTGGTTTTTCGGGCTATATATCCCCTCCATGTGCGCTGGATAGTTCGACTAGAGTTCAGCCGCTCCCTATCCAGCTGCCTTCGAAGGCGTTCCTGTTGCGCGATCGCAAGGGTGGCTTGGGATCCATGAGCGGAAGGAGGATGGCGCTTTGAAGGAGAATGGGCTGCGAACGGATTTACCGAGGAGCGGCTCGAGAGATTTACTTGTCGCGGCCGGCGAGAGTTGCCAGTGAATGATTGGAACATGTCGGACTCGGAGCTGTGAGCGTAAGGGGCGAGTTTGAATTGGAGGCAACAAGATCTGGTTCAGTTTCTTTATGTCATCTCTATCTATTATTCAGATTAGCGTACCgatttattaaatattagaGCACACTCTTTGTACATCTGGAAAAGGTGCTGGAGTTTTGAAGCTGGACGAGCTTACAGTGGGATTGCATCCGATTTATGACGATGATGGGGCGTGCCCCTTCGATGCCCACCATAAGGCAGTTAGCTGAGCTCGCCACAACATCACCAGCCCTGCTGAACTGGCAAAACAGAGCCCACCAACGATGACCGGATTCACTCGTAAATAGAATACATGAAAGGCTCGAATACGTGTCAAAAAAGATTCCAATTACATAGAATGTAAAGCGTGGTTTCCGTAGTATGCTTTTGTATGCAGTATGGTTAGGAACATGTCTTCATTTGACTAAAAAACTACCCATCACAAGGCGCCATAACCAAGACCCATGATAATATATCCACAAACGCTAATTTTCGCCATATGCACTCAATGACCGTTTTTACTGTACAAAGTGAGGTTAAGAGAAGTGTCGTCGACTTCGGAAATGACCGTCGAGGACGCTTCATTGAGCCGGGAAGAGTCGGGCATTTTCTCTCGCGACGCGGAAAGGAATGTTGACTCGGAGGTATAGACGGATTATCACCCGCTCACTTCTCCTTCTCGGCATTCGACTGTTCGTTGAATTCTTCCTCTCGCCGCTTGAGTTCTGCAACCTCCTCGTCATTCTCTTCCACCCACTCTTGCAAAAAATCCTTCCCGTCGTATGCTCTTTGGGCATTTACTTCTTTGCCACTGGGCAATTGCAACCTCTTTGTGTAGATACTCCGTGTCGGCTCCATGCGTCGGGTCACGAAAGGTGTAAGCTGtggttaaaaaaaaaaggcattaGCCCGAGTTCAATGCAGTAACTTCAACTACCATGGGCAATGCACCAACCTTGAATTCGGTGAGGCCTTCGGGGACAACGTATGTTCGCACTTTCGTCCAATCGATCACGTATCTGCCCTTCTTCCGACCGAAAAAGCCCATGGACCCCGTGCGGTTACCCTTGTAATAGCCGGGGCCGACTTGTTTGGTAGTCAGACGCAGGCGCGCCTGGAGGCATTGAGTGGGTTT
This window harbors:
- a CDS encoding mitochondrial 54S ribosomal protein mL41 (EggNog:ENOG410PSKU~COG:J~BUSCO:15047at33183); its protein translation is MFKPTQCLQARLRLTTKQVGPGYYKGNRTGSMGFFGRKKGRYVIDWTKVRTYVVPEGLTEFKLTPFVTRRMEPTRSIYTKRLQLPSGKEVNAQRAYDGKDFLQEWVEENDEEVAELKRREEEFNEQSNAEKEK